The genomic segment TAAATGATATTACACGTGGCTTATACACACTGCTGAGAAATTGGTGCCAAGAGTTTTCACACTATTTTTGTTCACCCAAAATGTCATGAAAATCGAAACGGTGATAAAAGGTATTATAATTTACATGaatgaataaaagttgtttataataaaattgtaaaaattaattccttttgtttttataattacatgaaattttttatgatttaataatttttttattttaataatcattataataaaaaaaattataattttgttatcgTAAAAGAAAGAGGGACACATCAGTCATAATAAAGTGAATGATGTAGATGCTACCAGTGATGCAAGCACTTACGATGGCATCGATCCAGTGATTTCCCATTATCACATTCTGAAACTTTTCAACACCCAGACTCCGAAATTCACCACTCTTGTTCAGAGCCACATGGCATTACGTTTATAGTTgctttaaatattatattttgtttatatccGTCTTAacgtttcattttattttgtatttaaaaaaacaaaagacgTGCTTCGCAAGGAcaacaacatatttaatttaatttaaggcatggatgaatatatataaagagaggGTTAGGAAGATGAAGagaatgagaaaaagagaaaatgggAGAGGTGAAGCTACATGGGTTTTGGTACAGTCCGTTCGCATTGAGGGTGAAGTGGAGCTTAAAGCTGAAAGGTATTGAGTATGAGAACATTGAAGAGGATCGATTCAACAAAACTCCTCAACTGCTTCAATACAATCCTGTCTACAAGAGAATCCCCGTTCTCGTTCATGCTGGAAAACCCATTTCTGAATCCATGCTCATAATCGAATACATCGATCAGGTTTGGCCTCAACATCCACTCTTACCTTCTCATCCCTACCACAGAGCTCTCGCACGATTTTGGGTCAAATACTCTGATGATCTGGTAATCACTTTCACTTCACAATTCacaattactttaataataatctaataatAGTTTAATAATACTGACACGACAACATTGgtatcaattttttaaagacCGAGGGAGTCAGAGCACTCTATCGTAGCAAAAATgtggaagagagaaagaaggcCATAGAGGATATTTGGGAGCATTTGAGAGTTGTGGAAGATCAGTGTTTTGGTAAGGAAAACAAATTCTTTGGAGGAGAGAGTGTTAATGTTGTGGACTTGGCTTTTGGGTCCATCATCAAATATATTACTGTGTTGGAAGATATCTTTGAAGAGCAAATTCTTGAAGCACAGAAATTCCCTCGTTTGTATTCATGGTTTAATATCTTCAAATCTGAACCAATCATCGCAGAAATCTTACCTGACCAGGATCAAATGGTAGCTTTTCTTACACCTCGTAGAGAACAAATTCTGGCATCGTcgtgagaaaagaaaaatagtataGCTCTTATATGTATGACCACCTTTTATTTAGGTTTCTTTCATTATAATTATGAAAGTAATAAAGGCTTGAACTTAGGTTTGTGTAACTATAATTATGAAAGTAATGAAAGTTTGGGATTCATAATTATGAACCTACTTTATTGTCTTTTAATGTTTTCTGTCATAATTATTCTTCTAGTCCAAGAACTAGAAACTAATTCTTTAGTCTTGTTAATAGTAATCTAAACATATTAATTagctttaatatatatatatatatatatatatatatatatatatatatatatatatatatatatatatatatatatcagcaTTCAAAAGTCATAAAAGAGCATATGCAAATATCTTAGTGActaattaatacttttttctttttctttttcttttattacgAGTGATCTAGAGCATGGAActagaaaaaaattatctgaaaccaatttttttaaacatatatatagtttcataaaaaattattttaataaaatatttagaattttaatcaCAGTCATCAAAATACTGTTTTAGATATTAATCgtatataaaattaaaccttttctaaataaaattctGTATTGTAAACATTGATCCCTTGATCCACATGTTacctaaaatatttataaatttgtagtCAAATTTTGTGCATTAACCCTGAATTTTCCAGAAAAATGTGATATCAATTatgttcttaaaaataataaattaaaacggCATGGGTTATTATTTAGATTATAGAATTACTTTATACAATTTAGATTTACTAGATCtacacaataataaatattcattatacattcagttcatatatacattttagaaacaaaagaaaaattatgtttatatctATACATAATATCAACATCAGACACacatattttaaactaatatatacaATAAAAGAGTCATAGAAAATTCACcttaaattaaatcataataaaaatgaattaaaaacttTGTCACGTAAAAATTTCTTCtgtcattttatataaaagaaaatttatttatcaacatTTTCATCACCGATGAGTCATCAATGTTTCATTCTAGTTTAACAAGAAAACTACACTATCAAAATCAGTAGCATCcatttcatcataattataaaaaaaagcatCATCTtcataaacaaagtttttatatttCCTTGCTTTTAAGATGTTTTGGTGTATGATAAGTATGACTCTAATAGCCTTTGTTACCAcaattataacatatattttctatcttatttgtcattatttttttctttgttaacaTTATTGTTCCACTTAATAtgataaatttctttttgaaattttctttataataatatctacCACCAATCACTAACACGACGAACAAGGCCACGATCATAACcatgaaaaaaagaattagaTAATTGTTGCATTCACTTTTGGGAATGAAACATATAAtcaattgagattttttttcatcaaaatcttATTGTTTTGTTCAACTAcaagatataaataattttagaattgtGAAATCCTTTTCACgatattattattgtaaaattattgtaaaagcAAATTAATTACTCCaatgttttatttctttctttagtGACATCACCAAAACccattatatataaatgtatttcaTCATCTAATATctatattcaatataaataattctttcTCGTAATATAGGGccacaaattcaaattttataaagtttgaaATGATTAGAACTAacacataaatattataataattatttcatgcatgaaactataaaattactataacaatattaaatgttaaaaaaataattaaatataaataattattataataataataattagacatgataaaaattgataaattcaaataattattatcacaaaaataaaaatataagataaaattgtaaacgagaaaaagattaaaaagagtCTTAGTTTTCCCACAACATTGTCCTTAGAGAAAAAATGTTTGCAAAAGGATTGTTCTTAAAGAGAAAATTTTCCTACTAGTTGTTGATTAGAACATTGTTTTGATAACGTGTTATAAAATAAAGCTTATAatatagagagaaaaaaaagaggaagagaacATAAGAGAAAATGTAAACTAATTTTCTATGTGCATTATATATTGCTACTagtaaaagttttatttatagataCAAAAtgtaactaaaaaattatacaaatcaaataattaatacaaatatttaaatagtgtaaagagtaataaattatatgaataattgtaacaaattaatcatataaataactATATCGAACCGATCATATAagtaaatataacaaattaattaacaatcattcattcataacaaaattaaaactatttatacaagtataatttttaaaataaaattgtctttaaaaaatagatttttccatgttttgttatattttaaattaagtttttcgattattttaaaaatggttacaccattttgttataaaaaatgtcATTTGTATTCTAATTATTTAAGTTAGACATCATAGTtttgtagatatttttttaacattaaaaatcgtttaaccaatttaaaaataatcaaaactcaatataaaaaaacttgata from the Vigna angularis cultivar LongXiaoDou No.4 chromosome 3, ASM1680809v1, whole genome shotgun sequence genome contains:
- the LOC108342304 gene encoding probable glutathione S-transferase, which produces MGEVKLHGFWYSPFALRVKWSLKLKGIEYENIEEDRFNKTPQLLQYNPVYKRIPVLVHAGKPISESMLIIEYIDQVWPQHPLLPSHPYHRALARFWVKYSDDLTEGVRALYRSKNVEERKKAIEDIWEHLRVVEDQCFGKENKFFGGESVNVVDLAFGSIIKYITVLEDIFEEQILEAQKFPRLYSWFNIFKSEPIIAEILPDQDQMVAFLTPRREQILASS